One Pyrus communis chromosome 4, drPyrComm1.1, whole genome shotgun sequence genomic region harbors:
- the LOC137731007 gene encoding paired amphipathic helix protein Sin3-like 3 isoform X2, which translates to MKRSRDDVFMSSQLKRPVVSARGEPSGQPQMMAAAAAASQKLTTNDALAYLKAVKDIFQDKNRGKYEEFLEVMKDFKATRIDTAGVIERVKDLFKGHRELILGFNTFLPKGYEITLPLDDDQQPPQKKPVEFEEAINFVNKIKTRFQGDDHVYKSFLDILNMYRKENKSIQEVYQEVAALFQDHSDLLVEFTHFLPDTTGTASIHPPHRNSMLRDRSSAMPTMRQMHVDKKERTMGSYADHDLSVDRPDPDHDKALMKADKEQRRRGEKEKERREDRERRERDDRDFDHDGSRDLNTQRFPHKQKSARRTEDTEQLQPGMYGQEFAFCEKVKEKLRNPEDYQEFLKCLHIYSKEIITRSELQSLVADLIGRYPELMDGFDDFLACCEKKESLWNEGHLPRSVKVEDRDRDRDRDRERDDGVKDREHETRERERLDKNGAFGIKEVGGQKSLYTSKDKYLAKPINELDLSNCERCTPSYRLLPKNYPIPSASQRTELGFEVLNDHWVSVTSGSEDYSFKHMRKNQYEESLFRCEDDRFELDMLLESVNVTTKRVEDLLEKINNNTIKMDSPIRIEDHFTALNLRCIERLYGDHGLDVMDVLRKNAPLALPVILTRLKQKQEEWARCRSDFNKVWADIYAKNYHKSLDHRSFYFKQQDTKSLSTKALLAEIKEISEKKRKEDDVLLAIAAGNRRPIIPNLEFEYPDPEIHEDLYQLVKYSCGEVCTTEQLDKVMKIWTTFLEPILGVPTRPQGAEDTEDGVKVKNLAVKSGSVSPGESDGSPDGDATLTSSKQLNSSRNGDESIQPEQSSSCRTWTVNGANGVKEESCLNMDHAAREGDTLYNTSRQGKVQSNTSPAEETSGVSKQDNFNERLVNSNVSLATALEQSNGRTNLEHSSGHSPTPSRPGNGTVDVGLELPSSEGGDSTRPGISSNGAVAEGAIGLRYLEESARHFKIDREEGEISPNGDFEEDNFANYREAGSEAVQKPKDGTVSRQYQARHGEEEICGGETGGENEADADDEGEESAPRSSEDSENASENGDVSGSESGDGEECSHEEHEEDGDNDEHDTKAESEGEAEGMADAHDVEGDGISLPLSERFLSTVKPLAKYVPPALHDKEKDSQIFYGNDSFYVLFRLHQTLYERIQSAKINSSSAERKWRASSNETSPTDSYARFMNALYNLLDGSSDNTKFEDDCRAIIGTQSYLLFTLDKLIYKLVKQLQTVASEEMDNKLVQLYAFEKSRKPGRFVDVVYHENARVLLHDENIYRIDCASSPTRVSIQLMDFGHDKPEMTAVSMDPNFSAYLHDEFLSVLPDKKEKSGIFLMRNKRKYGSDDLSAICEAMEGLKVANGLECKIAYQSSKVSYVLDTEDFLFRTKKKRKSLHQNSSCHNLARSSYGSSRVERFQRLLSGS; encoded by the exons ATGAAGAGGTCCAGGGACGACGTTTTTATGAGCTCGCAACTCAAGCGGCCCGTAGTTTCCGCTCGAGGAGAGCC TTCTGGGCAACCCCAGATGATGGCAGCGGCAGCAGCAGCTTCCCAAAAGTTAACAACAAATGATGCCTTAGCGTATCTAAAAGCAGTGAAGGATATATTTCAAGACAAAAACAGGGGAAAATACGAAGAATTTCTTGAAGTCATGAAAGACTTCAAGGCCACAAG AATTGACACTGCGGGTGTGATAGAGAGGGTGAAAGATTTATTTAAAGGGCATCGAGAGCTAATATTAGGTTTCAATACCTTCTTGCCAAAGGGATATGAAATAACCCTCCCACTTGATGATGACCAACAACCTCCTCAAAAGAAGCCTGTTGAATTTGAGGAAGCCATCAATTTCGTGAACAAGATTAAG ACACGATTTCAAGGCGACGACCATGTTTATAAATCTTTTTTAGACATTCTGAATATGTACAGAAAGGAAAACAAGTCCATCCAAGAGGTTTACCAGGAG GTTGCTGCACTTTTCCAAGACCACTCAGATTTGCTTGTGGAGTTTACCCACTTTTTACCTGATACTACAGGAACAGCTTCCATTCATCCACCTCACAGAAACTCAATGCTTCGGGATAGGAGCTCTGCAATGCCTACTATGCGGCAGATGCACGTGGacaag AAAGAAAGGACCATGGGTTCTTATGCTGACCATGATCTCAGTGTTGACCGTCCTGATCCTGACCATGATAAAGCTCTGATGAAAGCAGACAAAGAGCAAAGGAGGCGTggcgagaaggagaaggagaggagagaagacagagaaagaagagaacGGGATGATAGGGATTTTGACCATGATGGCAGTAGAGACCTCAATACGCAGCGTTTTCCCCACAAACAGAAATCTGCTCGTAGGACTGAAGACACTGAACAATTGCAGCCAG GTATGTACGGCCAGGAGTTTGCTTTCTGCGAGAAGGTGAAGGAGAAGTTACGAAATCCTGAAGATTACCAGGAATTTTTGAAGTGCCTTCATATTTATAGCAAGGAAATTATTACACGCTCTGAATTGCAGTCTTTG gtggctgatttaattggaAGATATCCTGAACTTATGGATGGGTTCGATGATTTTTTGGCATGTTGTGAGAAGAAAG AATCCTTGTGGAATGAAGGACATTTACCCAGATCGGTGAAGGTAGAAGATAGGGATAGGGATAGGGATAGAGATCGTGAAAGGGATGATGGGGTTAAAGATAGAGAGCATGAAActcgagaaagagagagacttgATAAAAATGGTGCCTTTGGAATCAAAGAAGTTGGAGGCCAGAAGAGTTTATATACCAGCAAGGATAAATATTTGGCAAAACCCATTAATGAGCTTGACCTCTCCAATTGTGAGCGCTGCACTCCGAGCTATCGTCTCCTGCCAAAGAAT TATCCAATACCTTCTGCTAGCCAAAGAACAGAGCTTGGTTTTGAAGTATTAAATGACCACTGGGTATCCGTTACTTCTGGAAGTGAGGATTACTCTTTTAAACACATGCGCAAAAACCAGTATGAAGAAAGCCTGTTTCGGTGTGAGGATGACAG GTTTGAACTGGATATGTTGTTGGAGTCAGTGAACGTAACAACCAAGCGCGTGGAAGATCTATTAGAAAAGATCAACAACAATACGATTAAGATGGACagtccaattcgtattgaagatcACTTCACAG CTCTGAACCTAAGGTGCATTGAGCGATTATATGGTGACCATGGGCTTGATGTGATGGACGTGTTGAGGAAAAATGCCCCACTAGCTTTGCCTGTCATATTGACCCGTTTGAAGCAAAAGCAAGAAGAGTGGGCAAGGTGTCGTTCGGATTTTAATAAAGTTTGGGCTGATATATATGCCAAGAACTATCACAAGTCACTTGATCATCGTAGCTTCTACTTTAAGCAACAAGACACCAAGAGCTTAAGCACAAAAG CCTTGTTGGCAGAGATTAAAGAGATTAGTGAGAAGAAGCGGAAGGAAGATGATGTTCTTCTTGCTATTGCTGCTGGAAATAGACGACCTATTATTCCGAATTTGGAATTTGAGTACCCTGACCCAGAAATCCATGAAGATCTGTATCAACTCGTCAAATATTCTTGTGGAGAAGTTTGCACAACCGAGCAATTGGATAAAGTTATGAAGATATGGACAACTTTTCTTGAACCAATACTTGGTGTTCCTACACGGCCTCAAGGTGCAGAGGATACTGAAGATGGTGTGAAAGTAAAAAATCTTGCCGTAAAGAGTGGTTCTGTGAGTCCTGGAGAGAGTGATGGTAGTCCTGATGGTGATGCTACTCTGACGAGTTCCAAACAGTTGAATTCATCAAGAAATGGAGATGAAAGCATTCAACCTGAACAATCAAGCTCTTGCAGGACTTGGACAGTAAATGGGGCTAATGGGGTCAAAGAAGAAAGTTGTCTCAACATGGATCATGCTGCACGTGAAGGGGATACATTGTACAATACCTCTCGACAAGGTAAAGTGCAGAGTAATACATCTCCAGCTGAGGAAACGTCTGGAGTTAGCAAACAAGACAATTTCAATGAACGATTAGTGAATTCTAATGTATCACTTGCCACTGCGTTGGAGCAAAGTAATGGAAGAACTAATTTGGAACACTCATCAG GGCATAGTCCTACTCCGTCCAGACCTGGTAATGGCACTGTTGATGTTGGGCTGGAGTTACCTTCATCAGAG GGTGGTGATTCTACAAGACCAGGTATTTCCTCAAATGGAGCAGTAGCGGAAGGCGCCATAGGTCTCAGATATCTTGAAGAGTCTGCTAGACACTTCAAGATTGATAGAGAAGAAGGCGAGATATCTCCAAATGGAGATTTCGAGGAGGATAATTTTGCAAATTATAGAGAAGCTGGTTCAGAGGCTGTTCAAAAACCAAAGGACGGTACTGTCAGCAGGCAATATCAAGCCAGACATGGGGAAGAAGAAATATGCGGTGGAGAGACAGGTGGAGAAAATGAAGCTGATGCTGATGATGAAGGTGAGGAAAGTGCTCCGAGGTCATCTGAGGATAGTGAGAATGCCTCTGAGAATGGTGATGTTTCTGGAAGTGAATCTGGTGACGGAGAGGAATGTTCTCATGAAGAGCATGAGGAAGATGGGGACAATGATGAGCACGATACTAAGGCCGAGAGTGAAGGTGAAGCTGAAGGGATGGCTGATGCCCACGATGTTGAAGGAGATGGAATATCTTTGCCTCTTTCAGAACGTTTTCTCTCGACTGTGAAGCCTCTTGCAAAATATGTTCCTCCAGCTTTACATGACAAGGAGAAGGACTCTCAGATATTTTATGGAAATGATTCTTTCTATGTGCTATTCAGGCTTCACCAA ACATTATATGAGAGAATACAATCAGCAAAGATTAACTCATCATCTGCTGAGAGGAAGTGGCGGGCTTCTTCAAATGAGACGAGCCCTACAGACTCTTATGCTAG ATTCATGAATGCACTTTACAATTTACTTGACGGTTCTTCTGACAATACGAAATTTGAAGATGATTGTCGAGCCATCATTGGGACACAGTCATATCTTCTATTCACATTAGACAAGCTGATCTACAAACTCGTTAAGCAG CTCCAAACAGTCGCCAGTGAAGAGATGGACAACAAACTCGTCCAGCTTTATGCAtttgaaaaatcaagaaaaccAGGAAGATTTGTAGATGTGGTTTATCACGAAAATGCTCGCGTTCTTCTTCATGATGAGAACATTTACCGCATCGATTGT GCATCCTCTCCAACCCGGGTGTCTATTCAGCTAATGGATTTTGGGCATGATAAGCCTGAAATGACTGCTGTTTCTATGGACCCTAATTTTTCTGCGTATCTGCATGATGAATTCCTTTCAGTTCTTCCTGACAAAAAGGAGAAGTCTGGGATCTTCTTGATGAG GAACAAACGTAAGTATGGCAGCGATGATTTGTCTGCTATCTGTGAGGCCATGGAAGGACTAAAAGTCGCTAATGGTCTGGAGTGTAAGATCGCTTACCAATCATCCAAG GTCTCATACGTTTTAGATACAGAAGACTTTCTGTTTCgtacaaagaagaaaaggaaaagtttGCACCAGAACAGTTCATGCCATAACCTGGCTAGGTCGTCTTACGGTTCTAGTAGAGTAGAGCGATTTCAGCGGTTGCTTTCTGGCTCATGA
- the LOC137731007 gene encoding paired amphipathic helix protein Sin3-like 4 isoform X1 — protein MKRSRDDVFMSSQLKRPVVSARGEPSGQPQMMAAAAAASQKLTTNDALAYLKAVKDIFQDKNRGKYEEFLEVMKDFKATRIDTAGVIERVKDLFKGHRELILGFNTFLPKGYEITLPLDDDQQPPQKKPVEFEEAINFVNKIKTRFQGDDHVYKSFLDILNMYRKENKSIQEVYQEVAALFQDHSDLLVEFTHFLPDTTGTASIHPPHRNSMLRDRSSAMPTMRQMHVDKKERTMGSYADHDLSVDRPDPDHDKALMKADKEQRRRGEKEKERREDRERRERDDRDFDHDGSRDLNTQRFPHKQKSARRTEDTEQLQPGMYGQEFAFCEKVKEKLRNPEDYQEFLKCLHIYSKEIITRSELQSLVADLIGRYPELMDGFDDFLACCEKKDGFLAGVMSKKSLWNEGHLPRSVKVEDRDRDRDRDRERDDGVKDREHETRERERLDKNGAFGIKEVGGQKSLYTSKDKYLAKPINELDLSNCERCTPSYRLLPKNYPIPSASQRTELGFEVLNDHWVSVTSGSEDYSFKHMRKNQYEESLFRCEDDRFELDMLLESVNVTTKRVEDLLEKINNNTIKMDSPIRIEDHFTALNLRCIERLYGDHGLDVMDVLRKNAPLALPVILTRLKQKQEEWARCRSDFNKVWADIYAKNYHKSLDHRSFYFKQQDTKSLSTKALLAEIKEISEKKRKEDDVLLAIAAGNRRPIIPNLEFEYPDPEIHEDLYQLVKYSCGEVCTTEQLDKVMKIWTTFLEPILGVPTRPQGAEDTEDGVKVKNLAVKSGSVSPGESDGSPDGDATLTSSKQLNSSRNGDESIQPEQSSSCRTWTVNGANGVKEESCLNMDHAAREGDTLYNTSRQGKVQSNTSPAEETSGVSKQDNFNERLVNSNVSLATALEQSNGRTNLEHSSGHSPTPSRPGNGTVDVGLELPSSEGGDSTRPGISSNGAVAEGAIGLRYLEESARHFKIDREEGEISPNGDFEEDNFANYREAGSEAVQKPKDGTVSRQYQARHGEEEICGGETGGENEADADDEGEESAPRSSEDSENASENGDVSGSESGDGEECSHEEHEEDGDNDEHDTKAESEGEAEGMADAHDVEGDGISLPLSERFLSTVKPLAKYVPPALHDKEKDSQIFYGNDSFYVLFRLHQTLYERIQSAKINSSSAERKWRASSNETSPTDSYARFMNALYNLLDGSSDNTKFEDDCRAIIGTQSYLLFTLDKLIYKLVKQLQTVASEEMDNKLVQLYAFEKSRKPGRFVDVVYHENARVLLHDENIYRIDCASSPTRVSIQLMDFGHDKPEMTAVSMDPNFSAYLHDEFLSVLPDKKEKSGIFLMRNKRKYGSDDLSAICEAMEGLKVANGLECKIAYQSSKVSYVLDTEDFLFRTKKKRKSLHQNSSCHNLARSSYGSSRVERFQRLLSGS, from the exons ATGAAGAGGTCCAGGGACGACGTTTTTATGAGCTCGCAACTCAAGCGGCCCGTAGTTTCCGCTCGAGGAGAGCC TTCTGGGCAACCCCAGATGATGGCAGCGGCAGCAGCAGCTTCCCAAAAGTTAACAACAAATGATGCCTTAGCGTATCTAAAAGCAGTGAAGGATATATTTCAAGACAAAAACAGGGGAAAATACGAAGAATTTCTTGAAGTCATGAAAGACTTCAAGGCCACAAG AATTGACACTGCGGGTGTGATAGAGAGGGTGAAAGATTTATTTAAAGGGCATCGAGAGCTAATATTAGGTTTCAATACCTTCTTGCCAAAGGGATATGAAATAACCCTCCCACTTGATGATGACCAACAACCTCCTCAAAAGAAGCCTGTTGAATTTGAGGAAGCCATCAATTTCGTGAACAAGATTAAG ACACGATTTCAAGGCGACGACCATGTTTATAAATCTTTTTTAGACATTCTGAATATGTACAGAAAGGAAAACAAGTCCATCCAAGAGGTTTACCAGGAG GTTGCTGCACTTTTCCAAGACCACTCAGATTTGCTTGTGGAGTTTACCCACTTTTTACCTGATACTACAGGAACAGCTTCCATTCATCCACCTCACAGAAACTCAATGCTTCGGGATAGGAGCTCTGCAATGCCTACTATGCGGCAGATGCACGTGGacaag AAAGAAAGGACCATGGGTTCTTATGCTGACCATGATCTCAGTGTTGACCGTCCTGATCCTGACCATGATAAAGCTCTGATGAAAGCAGACAAAGAGCAAAGGAGGCGTggcgagaaggagaaggagaggagagaagacagagaaagaagagaacGGGATGATAGGGATTTTGACCATGATGGCAGTAGAGACCTCAATACGCAGCGTTTTCCCCACAAACAGAAATCTGCTCGTAGGACTGAAGACACTGAACAATTGCAGCCAG GTATGTACGGCCAGGAGTTTGCTTTCTGCGAGAAGGTGAAGGAGAAGTTACGAAATCCTGAAGATTACCAGGAATTTTTGAAGTGCCTTCATATTTATAGCAAGGAAATTATTACACGCTCTGAATTGCAGTCTTTG gtggctgatttaattggaAGATATCCTGAACTTATGGATGGGTTCGATGATTTTTTGGCATGTTGTGAGAAGAAAG ATGGGTTCCTTGCTGGTGTGATGAGTAAAA AATCCTTGTGGAATGAAGGACATTTACCCAGATCGGTGAAGGTAGAAGATAGGGATAGGGATAGGGATAGAGATCGTGAAAGGGATGATGGGGTTAAAGATAGAGAGCATGAAActcgagaaagagagagacttgATAAAAATGGTGCCTTTGGAATCAAAGAAGTTGGAGGCCAGAAGAGTTTATATACCAGCAAGGATAAATATTTGGCAAAACCCATTAATGAGCTTGACCTCTCCAATTGTGAGCGCTGCACTCCGAGCTATCGTCTCCTGCCAAAGAAT TATCCAATACCTTCTGCTAGCCAAAGAACAGAGCTTGGTTTTGAAGTATTAAATGACCACTGGGTATCCGTTACTTCTGGAAGTGAGGATTACTCTTTTAAACACATGCGCAAAAACCAGTATGAAGAAAGCCTGTTTCGGTGTGAGGATGACAG GTTTGAACTGGATATGTTGTTGGAGTCAGTGAACGTAACAACCAAGCGCGTGGAAGATCTATTAGAAAAGATCAACAACAATACGATTAAGATGGACagtccaattcgtattgaagatcACTTCACAG CTCTGAACCTAAGGTGCATTGAGCGATTATATGGTGACCATGGGCTTGATGTGATGGACGTGTTGAGGAAAAATGCCCCACTAGCTTTGCCTGTCATATTGACCCGTTTGAAGCAAAAGCAAGAAGAGTGGGCAAGGTGTCGTTCGGATTTTAATAAAGTTTGGGCTGATATATATGCCAAGAACTATCACAAGTCACTTGATCATCGTAGCTTCTACTTTAAGCAACAAGACACCAAGAGCTTAAGCACAAAAG CCTTGTTGGCAGAGATTAAAGAGATTAGTGAGAAGAAGCGGAAGGAAGATGATGTTCTTCTTGCTATTGCTGCTGGAAATAGACGACCTATTATTCCGAATTTGGAATTTGAGTACCCTGACCCAGAAATCCATGAAGATCTGTATCAACTCGTCAAATATTCTTGTGGAGAAGTTTGCACAACCGAGCAATTGGATAAAGTTATGAAGATATGGACAACTTTTCTTGAACCAATACTTGGTGTTCCTACACGGCCTCAAGGTGCAGAGGATACTGAAGATGGTGTGAAAGTAAAAAATCTTGCCGTAAAGAGTGGTTCTGTGAGTCCTGGAGAGAGTGATGGTAGTCCTGATGGTGATGCTACTCTGACGAGTTCCAAACAGTTGAATTCATCAAGAAATGGAGATGAAAGCATTCAACCTGAACAATCAAGCTCTTGCAGGACTTGGACAGTAAATGGGGCTAATGGGGTCAAAGAAGAAAGTTGTCTCAACATGGATCATGCTGCACGTGAAGGGGATACATTGTACAATACCTCTCGACAAGGTAAAGTGCAGAGTAATACATCTCCAGCTGAGGAAACGTCTGGAGTTAGCAAACAAGACAATTTCAATGAACGATTAGTGAATTCTAATGTATCACTTGCCACTGCGTTGGAGCAAAGTAATGGAAGAACTAATTTGGAACACTCATCAG GGCATAGTCCTACTCCGTCCAGACCTGGTAATGGCACTGTTGATGTTGGGCTGGAGTTACCTTCATCAGAG GGTGGTGATTCTACAAGACCAGGTATTTCCTCAAATGGAGCAGTAGCGGAAGGCGCCATAGGTCTCAGATATCTTGAAGAGTCTGCTAGACACTTCAAGATTGATAGAGAAGAAGGCGAGATATCTCCAAATGGAGATTTCGAGGAGGATAATTTTGCAAATTATAGAGAAGCTGGTTCAGAGGCTGTTCAAAAACCAAAGGACGGTACTGTCAGCAGGCAATATCAAGCCAGACATGGGGAAGAAGAAATATGCGGTGGAGAGACAGGTGGAGAAAATGAAGCTGATGCTGATGATGAAGGTGAGGAAAGTGCTCCGAGGTCATCTGAGGATAGTGAGAATGCCTCTGAGAATGGTGATGTTTCTGGAAGTGAATCTGGTGACGGAGAGGAATGTTCTCATGAAGAGCATGAGGAAGATGGGGACAATGATGAGCACGATACTAAGGCCGAGAGTGAAGGTGAAGCTGAAGGGATGGCTGATGCCCACGATGTTGAAGGAGATGGAATATCTTTGCCTCTTTCAGAACGTTTTCTCTCGACTGTGAAGCCTCTTGCAAAATATGTTCCTCCAGCTTTACATGACAAGGAGAAGGACTCTCAGATATTTTATGGAAATGATTCTTTCTATGTGCTATTCAGGCTTCACCAA ACATTATATGAGAGAATACAATCAGCAAAGATTAACTCATCATCTGCTGAGAGGAAGTGGCGGGCTTCTTCAAATGAGACGAGCCCTACAGACTCTTATGCTAG ATTCATGAATGCACTTTACAATTTACTTGACGGTTCTTCTGACAATACGAAATTTGAAGATGATTGTCGAGCCATCATTGGGACACAGTCATATCTTCTATTCACATTAGACAAGCTGATCTACAAACTCGTTAAGCAG CTCCAAACAGTCGCCAGTGAAGAGATGGACAACAAACTCGTCCAGCTTTATGCAtttgaaaaatcaagaaaaccAGGAAGATTTGTAGATGTGGTTTATCACGAAAATGCTCGCGTTCTTCTTCATGATGAGAACATTTACCGCATCGATTGT GCATCCTCTCCAACCCGGGTGTCTATTCAGCTAATGGATTTTGGGCATGATAAGCCTGAAATGACTGCTGTTTCTATGGACCCTAATTTTTCTGCGTATCTGCATGATGAATTCCTTTCAGTTCTTCCTGACAAAAAGGAGAAGTCTGGGATCTTCTTGATGAG GAACAAACGTAAGTATGGCAGCGATGATTTGTCTGCTATCTGTGAGGCCATGGAAGGACTAAAAGTCGCTAATGGTCTGGAGTGTAAGATCGCTTACCAATCATCCAAG GTCTCATACGTTTTAGATACAGAAGACTTTCTGTTTCgtacaaagaagaaaaggaaaagtttGCACCAGAACAGTTCATGCCATAACCTGGCTAGGTCGTCTTACGGTTCTAGTAGAGTAGAGCGATTTCAGCGGTTGCTTTCTGGCTCATGA